A window of candidate division KSB1 bacterium contains these coding sequences:
- a CDS encoding ferrous iron transport protein A has translation MIPGTAIDARPFGEHERPDGAAQWQPLTHLKPGEEGVIAGYREDVGEDSRLADLGLISGAGVRMVKCAPLGDPLQLSVRGFHLTISKRMAQGIWVKRQSGK, from the coding sequence ATGATTCCCGGAACAGCAATTGATGCCCGGCCTTTTGGTGAGCATGAAAGACCCGATGGCGCGGCGCAATGGCAGCCGCTGACTCACCTCAAACCGGGTGAAGAAGGTGTGATCGCCGGCTACCGTGAAGACGTGGGTGAAGACTCCCGGTTGGCTGATCTGGGCTTGATCTCTGGCGCCGGCGTGCGCATGGTGAAATGTGCCCCGTTGGGCGACCCGTTGCAGCTTTCGGTGCGCGGTTTTCACCTGACCATCAGCAAGCGCATGGCGCAGGGCATCTGGGTGAAACGGCAGTCCGGCAAGTAA
- a CDS encoding metal-dependent transcriptional regulator, giving the protein MKFLFNAYFQTNDLLIKHTHVSIEVPVTFKAGEIALNTAVWKEFDQNIISHSGAHHLMAIDGLLRKQGYARVTDVAKVLNITRGSASITLKALKERGLVEEDENKFLHLSKLGTSLAQRIESKRIILLKFLRDVLHVSPEQAEIDACKVEHLISTESGELLLAFLKFLFSGDERADAFLKAFQNYKNACGDIKQCPVCEVECLFSGETADRK; this is encoded by the coding sequence GTGAAATTTTTATTCAATGCTTATTTTCAAACCAACGATTTATTAATAAAACACACACATGTATCGATAGAAGTGCCAGTCACTTTCAAAGCAGGAGAGATTGCATTGAATACAGCAGTATGGAAAGAGTTCGACCAGAATATCATCAGCCACAGTGGCGCGCATCACTTGATGGCAATCGACGGGCTGCTGCGCAAGCAGGGCTATGCGCGAGTCACGGACGTGGCGAAAGTACTCAACATCACGCGGGGCAGCGCTTCGATAACGCTCAAAGCGCTGAAAGAGAGAGGACTGGTTGAAGAGGATGAAAACAAGTTTCTCCATCTCTCCAAACTGGGTACTTCGCTGGCGCAACGGATCGAGTCCAAGCGCATCATCCTGCTCAAGTTTCTGCGGGATGTGCTGCATGTTTCGCCCGAGCAGGCCGAGATCGATGCCTGCAAGGTCGAACACTTGATCAGCACCGAGAGCGGCGAATTACTGCTCGCTTTTTTGAAGTTCCTCTTCTCGGGAGATGAGCGCGCCGACGCTTTTCTCAAAGCTTTTCAAAACTACAAGAATGCCTGCGGGGACATCAAGCAGTGTCCCGTGTGTGAGGTCGAATGCTTGTTCAGCGGGGAAACGGCCGACAGGAAATAA
- a CDS encoding TonB-dependent receptor: MSIAHRMLSPILLLVLGTGALSARQQTPATFADTSYKMPEVVVVGKPENLASLPGSANVLGLRALEISRPFTVNEAVRKLPGVNARDEEGFGLRPNLGIRGLNPTRSTKITLLEDGVPLAYAPYGDNASYYHPPIDRFERIELLKGAEQILFGPQTIGGIINYITPAPLNRFGGFAAIAGGSRGFFDGKLRLGGHRTVLDFTRKQGEGARDNINSNLNDLSFKAVVPLGASQAFTLRANLFTENSTVSYSGITEAEFRNFGPRYNPFKNDRFEAQRHGVSSTHNLQCSANAALTTNFYYANFKRDWWRQSSSTTDTQGGAAGTAFRDDRLAGRPVNVNALNSVQGRLRVYTTWGIEPRVRLIHAAFGVAGELHAGVKAHFEKQDRKQINGSSPTARTGVLAENNLRETAAFSAFLANRFLFGAWSVTPGLRHEQINSSRTNRLPGGNTGSDKLGKWIPSLGITWNPAGMVTLFTGVHRGFAPPRTEDVIDGSGTSTEVEAEESTNWELGARVQSASASLLQVTLFRNAFRRLIAVGSIAGGGTPLSQGKALFQGIELSGRQAFSNGLFCDGAYTWLPQAEQTTPFTQVVNRAIVAGSAAGKRQPYAPEHLLTLAAGYSRRGWEVQVETVHVGEQFADFANTVTPTDDGQRGKIEAYTIFNAALNVHLWAAHLTFFATVKNLADKTYIVDRTRGIQVGMPRLLQVGSRYTF; this comes from the coding sequence ATGTCCATCGCTCATCGTATGCTTTCGCCCATACTGCTGCTTGTTCTTGGTACTGGTGCACTTTCAGCCCGGCAACAGACGCCCGCCACTTTCGCAGACACTTCTTACAAGATGCCCGAGGTCGTGGTCGTGGGCAAGCCGGAAAATCTGGCGTCGCTTCCGGGCAGTGCGAATGTACTGGGCCTGCGCGCGCTGGAAATCAGCCGTCCCTTCACCGTCAATGAAGCGGTGCGCAAACTGCCGGGGGTGAATGCGCGCGATGAGGAGGGTTTTGGCTTGCGGCCCAACCTCGGGATACGCGGCTTGAATCCCACGCGCTCGACCAAGATCACCCTGCTCGAAGACGGCGTGCCGCTGGCTTATGCACCATATGGTGACAATGCCAGCTATTATCATCCACCCATCGACCGCTTTGAGCGCATCGAATTGCTGAAGGGCGCAGAGCAGATTCTCTTTGGCCCGCAGACCATTGGTGGCATCATCAACTACATCACACCGGCGCCTCTAAACAGGTTCGGTGGCTTCGCTGCAATCGCCGGCGGCAGCAGGGGTTTCTTTGACGGCAAACTGCGCTTGGGCGGCCATCGTACGGTGCTGGATTTCACCCGCAAGCAGGGCGAGGGGGCGCGCGACAACATCAACTCGAATTTGAATGATTTGAGCTTCAAAGCCGTGGTGCCGCTGGGCGCCAGCCAGGCATTCACACTGCGCGCCAATCTCTTTACCGAGAATTCCACCGTCAGCTACAGCGGCATCACCGAGGCAGAGTTTCGCAATTTCGGGCCGCGCTACAATCCCTTCAAAAACGACCGCTTCGAGGCGCAACGCCACGGCGTTTCTTCGACTCACAATCTGCAATGCAGCGCGAATGCTGCATTGACCACCAATTTTTACTATGCCAATTTCAAACGCGATTGGTGGCGGCAATCCAGTTCGACAACCGATACGCAAGGCGGCGCGGCGGGCACGGCCTTCCGCGATGATCGCCTCGCCGGCCGGCCGGTCAATGTCAATGCCCTCAACTCGGTGCAAGGCCGTCTGCGCGTGTATACAACCTGGGGGATCGAACCGCGTGTGAGGCTCATACATGCGGCTTTTGGTGTCGCCGGTGAGCTGCACGCCGGTGTCAAGGCGCATTTCGAGAAGCAAGACCGCAAGCAAATCAATGGCTCTTCGCCCACGGCCCGCACGGGCGTGCTGGCAGAAAACAATCTGCGCGAAACAGCCGCCTTCTCTGCCTTCCTTGCCAACCGTTTTCTCTTCGGCGCCTGGTCGGTGACGCCCGGCCTGCGCCATGAACAAATCAACTCGTCGCGCACCAACCGCCTGCCCGGCGGCAATACCGGTTCAGATAAATTGGGGAAATGGATTCCGAGCCTGGGCATCACCTGGAATCCCGCGGGCATGGTCACCCTCTTCACCGGCGTGCACCGCGGTTTCGCACCGCCGCGCACCGAAGACGTCATCGACGGCAGCGGCACCTCCACGGAAGTCGAAGCAGAGGAATCAACCAACTGGGAGCTGGGGGCGCGCGTGCAATCCGCCTCCGCCAGTTTGCTGCAGGTTACGCTGTTTCGCAATGCTTTCAGGCGACTGATTGCCGTCGGTTCGATTGCCGGTGGCGGCACGCCGCTTTCCCAGGGCAAAGCCTTGTTTCAAGGCATCGAGTTGTCCGGGCGCCAGGCCTTCTCCAACGGTCTCTTCTGCGACGGCGCATACACGTGGCTGCCACAAGCCGAGCAGACCACCCCGTTCACGCAAGTGGTGAACAGAGCGATTGTCGCGGGCAGTGCCGCCGGCAAACGCCAACCCTATGCGCCGGAACACTTGCTCACGCTGGCCGCCGGCTACTCGCGGCGGGGCTGGGAGGTGCAGGTGGAGACCGTGCATGTGGGTGAGCAATTTGCCGATTTCGCCAACACCGTGACCCCCACCGACGACGGGCAACGCGGCAAGATCGAGGCCTACACCATCTTCAATGCGGCTCTCAACGTTCACCTGTGGGCGGCGCATCTGACATTCTTCGCCACGGTCAAGAACCTGGCCGACAAGACCTACATCGTCGATCGTACCCGTGGGATTCAAGTGGGCATGCCGCGGCTGCTGCAAGTGGGCAGCAGATACACATTCTGA
- a CDS encoding fused MFS/spermidine synthase — protein MAKQWFIYFVVFVSGAAVLAVEILGTRILGPFYGVSLFLWSALITVTLAALSLGYVLGGRWADRGPQLTRLCSLLALASLWLILIPWLKQPLLYLAEPLGLRFAVLVAAFVLFAPPLTLLGMVSPYALRLRAVSLAEVGRTAGDLYALSTIGSVLSALLTGFFLIPNIGVSRLMLAIGLTLLVTAAFGFALSRNSSTGALTGLLLLLLGASLSAALPMAQARPEHGLLAVEHSTYAELRVLETEAGRHLLIDGGIHTIVEPEFLESTFPYVGVLDIVKKLFVQPGDLLVIGVGGGSVIKNFARAGWNVSAVEIDPAVTKMALRYFALDSSQARIHHADGRQFLSTRADSYDVIILDAFGSSAIPFHLVTREAFALMRSRLRPEGVLAINVETVGWHHILTRSLTATLQQHFQHVLALPIAEPPNRLGNVILLAADRPVTLLRELERNYADPDYRFSMDYQRVHAWDNRFVPNTRRAPVLSDDWNPVELWSEQVNLVARQDLHDYFRESGLSW, from the coding sequence ATGGCAAAGCAATGGTTCATCTACTTTGTGGTGTTTGTTTCTGGCGCGGCGGTGCTGGCCGTTGAGATTCTGGGCACGCGCATTCTCGGCCCGTTCTATGGCGTCAGCCTGTTCCTCTGGTCGGCACTGATCACCGTTACGCTGGCGGCGCTCAGCCTGGGCTATGTGCTGGGCGGCCGCTGGGCGGATCGTGGGCCGCAGCTCACCCGGCTATGCAGCCTGCTGGCTCTGGCTAGTCTGTGGTTGATTCTCATCCCGTGGCTGAAACAGCCGCTGCTTTATTTGGCCGAACCATTGGGTTTGCGCTTCGCGGTGCTGGTGGCTGCCTTCGTTTTGTTCGCGCCACCGCTGACCTTGCTCGGCATGGTGAGCCCATACGCGCTCCGGCTGCGCGCGGTCAGTCTCGCAGAAGTTGGCCGCACCGCGGGGGATCTCTATGCTCTTTCCACTATTGGCAGCGTACTCTCCGCGCTGCTCACCGGCTTTTTCCTCATACCCAACATTGGTGTCAGCCGGCTGATGCTGGCAATTGGCCTGACGCTGCTGGTTACTGCCGCCTTCGGCTTCGCATTGTCACGAAACTCCAGCACCGGTGCCCTCACCGGACTGCTGCTCCTGCTGCTGGGCGCAAGCCTGAGCGCTGCCCTGCCAATGGCACAAGCCCGGCCGGAACACGGGCTGCTGGCTGTTGAACACAGCACCTATGCCGAGTTGCGCGTGCTCGAAACCGAGGCCGGCCGCCATCTCTTGATTGACGGCGGCATTCACACCATTGTCGAACCGGAATTTTTGGAATCCACTTTCCCCTACGTCGGGGTTTTGGATATCGTCAAAAAACTCTTCGTTCAGCCGGGCGACCTGCTGGTCATCGGTGTGGGCGGCGGCTCGGTGATCAAAAACTTCGCACGCGCCGGCTGGAACGTCAGCGCAGTGGAAATCGATCCGGCGGTCACCAAAATGGCGCTGCGCTATTTTGCGCTGGACTCCTCGCAGGCTCGCATTCACCATGCCGATGGCCGGCAGTTTCTTTCCACCCGGGCGGACAGTTACGATGTCATCATTCTGGATGCCTTCGGCAGCAGCGCCATCCCCTTTCATCTCGTCACGCGGGAGGCTTTCGCATTAATGCGCTCACGGCTGCGCCCCGAGGGCGTGCTGGCGATCAATGTCGAGACCGTGGGCTGGCATCACATTCTCACGCGCAGCCTGACCGCCACGCTGCAGCAGCATTTCCAGCATGTCCTGGCGCTGCCGATCGCAGAACCGCCCAACCGCCTGGGCAATGTGATTTTGCTCGCGGCCGACCGGCCGGTGACGCTGCTGCGCGAACTCGAGCGCAATTACGCCGATCCCGATTATCGCTTCAGCATGGACTATCAACGCGTTCATGCCTGGGATAATCGCTTCGTGCCAAACACCCGCCGCGCACCGGTCCTGTCCGATGACTGGAACCCGGTTGAGCTTTGGTCGGAGCAGGTGAATCTGGTGGCACGCCAGGACTTGCACGACTACTTCAGGGAGAGTGGCCTCAGTTGGTAG
- a CDS encoding S1 family peptidase, with the protein MQNSWRRSSGWRVVALFVLSALVWTGCTSNYDTPVDPQASQQVVTLGKDNPQIQAVMAVQDRHTPSLMAIPGVVGTATGLTDDGRPAILVFTKTDIMTPALAKGRVAPLPESIEGVPVVVEVTGEFRAMKSGGGGVSHTAKQTPPIQLGTSGGWRYDLANGYCCGGTLGSLIQKGGTQYILSNYHVLYADIVSGGNSRTAQPGDPVIQPGLIDVSCNANNAQNVATLVSNGGTLPGANIDAGIAAVISGMVRTDGAILEIGTLSANTVAAALNQAVKKSGRTTGLTRSTVSGLNATVSVTYDNECAGGTAFTKTFTGQIVVKNRRSSFLNSGDSGSLMVEDVSTKPRAIGLLYAGSSTSAIANPINEVLSYYGATMVGN; encoded by the coding sequence ATGCAGAACTCGTGGCGTCGTTCTTCCGGGTGGCGGGTGGTGGCTTTGTTCGTGCTCTCCGCATTGGTCTGGACGGGCTGTACGAGCAATTACGACACGCCCGTGGATCCGCAGGCCAGCCAGCAAGTCGTGACGCTGGGCAAGGATAATCCGCAAATTCAGGCAGTGATGGCAGTCCAGGACCGTCACACCCCAAGCTTGATGGCGATTCCCGGCGTGGTCGGCACCGCCACCGGCTTGACGGATGACGGCCGGCCGGCCATTTTGGTATTCACCAAAACCGACATCATGACACCGGCGCTGGCCAAGGGGCGCGTGGCTCCCCTCCCTGAAAGCATCGAAGGCGTACCGGTGGTGGTTGAGGTGACCGGTGAGTTTCGTGCCATGAAGAGCGGTGGTGGCGGAGTGAGCCACACGGCCAAGCAAACCCCACCGATCCAGCTCGGCACCTCCGGCGGCTGGCGTTATGACCTGGCCAACGGCTATTGCTGCGGCGGCACGCTGGGCTCCTTGATTCAAAAAGGTGGGACGCAATACATCCTGAGCAACTATCACGTTTTGTATGCCGACATTGTCAGCGGCGGCAACAGCCGCACGGCACAACCGGGCGACCCGGTGATTCAGCCCGGTCTGATTGATGTCAGTTGCAATGCCAATAACGCCCAGAATGTGGCCACCCTGGTGAGCAACGGCGGCACACTGCCCGGCGCCAACATCGACGCCGGCATCGCGGCGGTGATCTCGGGCATGGTGAGAACCGACGGCGCCATCCTCGAAATCGGCACGCTGTCGGCGAACACGGTTGCCGCTGCCCTCAATCAAGCGGTCAAGAAGAGCGGGCGCACCACCGGCCTGACGCGCAGCACGGTCAGTGGCCTGAATGCCACGGTAAGCGTGACTTATGACAACGAATGCGCGGGCGGCACGGCTTTCACCAAGACCTTTACCGGTCAAATTGTCGTCAAGAACCGGCGCAGCTCGTTTTTGAACTCCGGCGATTCCGGTTCGTTGATGGTCGAAGATGTGAGCACCAAACCACGCGCCATCGGCCTGCTTTACGCCGGCAGTTCGACCTCGGCGATTGCCAATCCCATCAATGAAGTGTTGAGTTATTACGGTGCGACGATGGTCGGCAACTGA
- a CDS encoding class I SAM-dependent methyltransferase gives MTVKAAPVALQEQTHEGTRAITPSTASSRRTPAPQRRLRANRPLAVTTAQDKFTVLVLAPQRGERVLEVGCGNGHRLSLIAAAGATAVGVEASPERLRAARRRFPEKMLLQCDLAQPLPLAGGCFDAILCVIVGEHPERMPALLREMQRVLRPGGRIVLSLHYPNIFIAADHHKAPANLEINFYEVDFEMRSGPFRFFPQDYVTALHQAGFYDVRQHEDGNPGATPPGGKPLSAAPSAFPTQVVLQAVRPHLHG, from the coding sequence ATGACAGTGAAAGCGGCCCCAGTGGCGTTGCAAGAACAGACGCATGAGGGCACGAGGGCGATCACTCCTTCCACGGCGTCGTCGCGCCGGACCCCGGCACCGCAACGCCGGTTGCGTGCCAACCGGCCGCTGGCTGTCACCACCGCGCAGGACAAATTCACCGTTCTGGTGCTCGCGCCGCAGCGGGGTGAGCGTGTGCTGGAAGTGGGCTGCGGCAACGGCCATCGCCTGTCGTTGATTGCAGCAGCCGGTGCCACGGCGGTCGGCGTGGAGGCCTCCCCCGAGCGCTTGCGGGCCGCCCGCCGCCGCTTTCCGGAAAAAATGCTGCTGCAATGTGATCTCGCGCAACCTCTGCCCCTGGCGGGCGGCTGTTTCGATGCGATTCTGTGCGTGATCGTGGGCGAACATCCCGAGCGCATGCCCGCTTTGTTGCGCGAAATGCAGCGCGTGCTGCGGCCGGGCGGCCGGATCGTGTTGTCGCTGCACTATCCCAACATTTTCATCGCGGCCGACCACCACAAGGCGCCGGCGAATCTCGAGATCAATTTTTATGAAGTCGATTTCGAGATGCGCTCCGGCCCGTTCCGCTTTTTCCCGCAAGATTATGTCACCGCCCTCCATCAAGCCGGTTTTTACGACGTGCGGCAGCATGAAGATGGCAACCCGGGCGCCACGCCCCCTGGCGGCAAACCGTTGTCGGCGGCGCCTTCCGCATTTCCCACGCAGGTGGTTTTGCAAGCCGTGCGTCCCCATCTGCATGGTTGA
- a CDS encoding DNA methyltransferase yields MSSTRGQKAAPTARAIDPDNRLNDLNSQRWLTFQKSWFIIPRGRGLADTAAEFIAFFTKQFVAPNQRSRVGLLAENLATLQPVISALGRQPVILHGHTTPDSTPALDYCLIDLSEAGTIVDEHALSRWQARITALAPLLKNNAYLTVFVRNQDAGGLLQPFAWLLGKAVGQTLSLKDEKIGCEERAPDVSPSPVGWSTLQNVVYCLNFRREEQPPEAAASPMDSGTPTLSVCASGNWPLVPPRPSWMIVKPPPREKHVLLHPGKFPEALVEIFLKDFTRPGDRVLDPMTGTGSALLAALALGREAYGIELNPAFHRVAHERITQYLPALPGLLDSPSWRLVCGDATTEASYRELPARFDYIITSPPYWDMLRMKGAETQQKRKAAGLPRFYSDDNRDLGNLDDYPTFLAKLIALYRMLATRLNSGRYFTIIVKNVKKRGRMYPLAWDLALALRRDLTLCHEQFWCQNDQKLAPFGYRYAWVSNTFHHYCLHFRKP; encoded by the coding sequence ATGTCTTCCACTCGAGGCCAGAAAGCCGCGCCGACCGCGCGCGCGATTGATCCCGACAACCGCCTGAATGATTTGAACAGTCAGCGCTGGCTCACCTTTCAAAAGAGCTGGTTCATCATTCCCCGCGGCCGGGGCCTTGCAGACACGGCCGCGGAGTTCATCGCCTTTTTTACCAAGCAATTCGTGGCGCCGAACCAGCGGTCGCGTGTCGGCCTGCTGGCGGAGAACCTCGCCACCCTGCAACCCGTGATCTCTGCGCTCGGCCGTCAGCCTGTCATCCTGCACGGTCATACCACGCCTGACAGCACGCCGGCTTTGGACTATTGTTTGATTGATCTCAGTGAAGCCGGCACGATTGTCGATGAGCATGCCTTGTCGCGGTGGCAGGCGCGCATCACCGCCCTCGCGCCGCTGCTCAAAAACAATGCGTATCTCACCGTTTTCGTTCGCAACCAGGACGCCGGCGGACTGCTGCAGCCATTCGCCTGGCTGCTGGGCAAAGCCGTCGGCCAAACCTTGTCCCTAAAAGATGAGAAGATTGGTTGTGAAGAAAGAGCGCCTGATGTTTCCCCCTCCCCGGTGGGCTGGAGCACACTGCAGAATGTTGTCTATTGCCTGAATTTCCGCCGTGAAGAGCAGCCTCCGGAGGCGGCCGCATCGCCGATGGACTCAGGTACGCCTACCCTGTCGGTGTGTGCTTCCGGCAATTGGCCCCTTGTGCCGCCCCGCCCCTCCTGGATGATCGTCAAACCGCCGCCCCGCGAGAAACACGTGCTGCTGCATCCCGGCAAGTTTCCGGAAGCGCTCGTCGAGATCTTTTTAAAGGATTTCACACGGCCGGGTGACCGGGTTCTTGATCCCATGACCGGCACCGGCAGTGCGCTGCTGGCGGCACTGGCACTGGGCCGCGAAGCTTATGGCATCGAATTGAATCCGGCGTTCCATCGCGTCGCGCACGAACGCATTACCCAATATCTGCCCGCCCTCCCCGGCCTGCTGGATTCACCCTCGTGGCGGCTGGTCTGCGGTGATGCCACAACGGAAGCGAGCTATCGCGAACTGCCCGCCCGCTTCGATTACATCATCACCAGCCCGCCTTATTGGGATATGCTGCGCATGAAAGGCGCGGAAACCCAGCAAAAACGCAAAGCCGCGGGCCTGCCGCGCTTTTATTCCGATGACAATCGCGACCTGGGCAATCTCGACGATTATCCCACTTTCCTGGCGAAGCTCATCGCACTCTATCGCATGCTCGCCACCCGGCTCAACTCCGGCCGCTATTTCACCATCATCGTCAAGAATGTCAAGAAACGCGGCCGCATGTATCCGCTGGCGTGGGACCTGGCGCTGGCTTTGCGCCGGGACCTGACGTTGTGCCATGAACAGTTTTGGTGCCAGAATGATCAGAAGCTCGCGCCCTTTGGCTATCGCTATGCCTGGGTGAGCAACACCTTTCACCATTACTGCCTGCATTTCCGCAAACCATGA
- a CDS encoding NYN domain-containing protein, with translation MKDQFDKNQEEIVMENQDAVQDGRRVVADHGVTEFVRGAARPHVRHGLLRCMTFIDGSWLYHNQDMLIRAHGGPYKIDFGKINVVALRFLRQYYQNLLQSEPPVLDLVRTYYYASVPFNVHPEDALKLEEQRKFYSILSESLGFNLVLHEIDFRGHFMAMQDRITREGDTSFTPKERTIDMAMGTDMLYFSAINAFDIAIAVLGDADYQPALERVRQLGKRVLILTIGGSAAYEYIFPKPTQRFSDFPVLRFQDYLEELRLVPRNEREKPVYKYNCARCGREFESTYKAAPKQNMYCDEHRIWRNNNQNNNQNHNDGAAASGRVEAAASGTAAAEVLRQPATQGEAPVNGSATPAAEVSES, from the coding sequence ATGAAAGACCAATTCGACAAAAACCAAGAGGAAATTGTGATGGAAAATCAGGACGCCGTTCAAGACGGCCGACGGGTGGTTGCTGACCATGGGGTGACTGAATTCGTGCGTGGTGCGGCGCGGCCGCATGTGCGCCACGGCCTGCTGCGCTGTATGACCTTCATTGATGGGTCCTGGTTGTATCACAACCAGGATATGCTCATCCGCGCGCATGGCGGGCCCTACAAGATCGACTTCGGCAAAATCAACGTGGTGGCGCTGCGTTTTTTGCGGCAGTATTATCAAAACCTGCTGCAAAGCGAACCGCCAGTGCTCGATCTGGTGCGCACCTACTATTATGCCAGCGTTCCCTTCAATGTGCATCCGGAGGATGCCCTCAAGCTGGAGGAACAGCGCAAATTCTACAGTATTCTCAGCGAGTCGCTCGGTTTCAACCTCGTCTTGCATGAGATCGATTTTCGCGGTCATTTCATGGCCATGCAGGATCGCATCACACGCGAGGGCGACACCAGTTTCACTCCCAAGGAGCGCACCATTGACATGGCGATGGGCACCGACATGCTTTATTTCTCCGCCATCAACGCCTTTGACATCGCCATCGCCGTGCTCGGCGACGCCGACTATCAGCCGGCGCTGGAGCGCGTGCGGCAACTGGGCAAGCGGGTCTTGATTCTAACCATTGGTGGCTCCGCCGCCTACGAATACATTTTTCCCAAACCCACGCAGCGCTTCAGCGATTTTCCCGTGCTGCGCTTTCAAGATTATCTCGAAGAACTGCGCCTGGTCCCCAGAAACGAACGCGAGAAACCGGTCTACAAATACAATTGCGCCCGCTGCGGCAGGGAATTTGAATCGACCTACAAGGCGGCGCCCAAGCAAAACATGTACTGCGATGAGCATCGCATCTGGCGCAACAACAACCAAAACAACAACCAAAACCATAACGACGGGGCGGCAGCCAGCGGCCGGGTGGAAGCCGCAGCCAGCGGCACCGCTGCTGCCGAAGTGTTGCGGCAACCGGCGACACAGGGGGAGGCGCCAGTCAACGGCAGTGCGACGCCGGCGGCCGAAGTCTCAGAAAGCTAG